The DNA region TCATTAGCACTAGCCACAAATGCAACGACACATGCATTAATAAACAAACGCATGCCATGATTGGAGATTACGAATTCAACCACCTTGTTCAACCCCTCTAGAACAATTCGTATATCGCGACTTGCATCTATAATTTATGAAAACAATAAACATACATCACATCCCAACTTCAGAATGTAGGACAATGCCCTGAAAAGCTGAAATATGTAAAGCTTCACAAGTACGTGAGTATGTGCAAATGTCTCAGGTTGTAATTGAGGAACGTGAAGGAATCCACCAGGGGTTACAATGAACAAATTCGCTCGGGGATCAAATGGAAAAGGAGTCGAAATACATCGATCATTGGAGGTGGAACCAACATCACACTCTAATATTCTAATGATCTCCTTGAAATCATTCATAACCATATTGGAATAAAATATTGCAACGTCAAGAAATGAGGTAAATAATCTAGAACCAGGATCAAACGGAAAAGCTAATCCGAATTGATCAAGTGGAAATCGATGCAAGGATAATATAAGTTTAGTATGATCGAGTTCATTTAAGTAAGCAAATGTACCTCTGCCAATAAGTTGGACATGACTACAAGCTGAAAACATACAAGGCAATGCTAACAGAATTCTATCAGGCTTGACAAGGTCTTTGGAATCACATTTAACAACAGAAATTGTGTGAAATATTTCGTCAAACACCTGGATTTCAGGTTTTATGAAATCATACTCCACTGAATCTTCAACTTCCATGTCAATTTCCCTAACAGGTATTTCAGTGAACACCTTGCATGCAAAGACTTTTGAATTTTCCTCGTCATCATACTTAGTTTCCAGTTGGGTACTCAAAGTCCCAAGGCAACCTAATGAAGCCACTACAGTAGGAAATTGAATAGAGTTCGAAGAATTACCAATTGGATTTACAAGCTCAGTAAGTACTTCGGAATTATCCATAGGGTTTGAGTTTCCATAAACCAAAACAGAATCCATCTCTCTGATAAAGACTGTAGGAGCACTGACCGATGCATATTCTACAGCCGAATCCTGCATAACTGTTAGTGGCGAACCCTTAGACATACGGGAAAGACAACACTGGATTTATTGGATTTGCTTATACATACTCGAGTAATTGGCATGCATTTGCAGTAGCAAG from Nicotiana tabacum cultivar K326 chromosome 24, ASM71507v2, whole genome shotgun sequence includes:
- the LOC107801272 gene encoding uncharacterized protein LOC107801272; this translates as MHANYSIMQDSAVEYASVSAPTVFIREMDSVLVYGNSNPMDNSEVLTELVNPIGNSSNSIQFPTVVASLGCLGTLSTQLETKYDDEENSKVFACKVFTEIPVREIDMEVEDSVEYDFIKPEIQVFDEIFHTISVVKCDSKDLVKPDRILLALPCMFSACSHVQLIGRGTFAYLNELDHTKLILSLHRFPLDQFGLAFPFDPGSRLFTSFLDVAIFYSNMVMNDFKEIIRILECDVGSTSNDRCISTPFPFDPRANLFIVTPGGFLHVPQLQPETFAHTHVLVKLYIFQLFRALSYILKLGCDVCLLFS